TCGACCGCGCATTCTCCACGATGATCAAAGAGCGCGCCGAGGCCCTCATCGTGTTTCCGAGCTCGATGCTCTTCAATGAACGCAGACGTATCGTCGATCTCGCCGCCAAGCGCCGGCTGCCCGCGATGTACAACGCCAGGGAGTTCGCGGCACTCGGCGGCCTCATTGCCTATGGAGCGAGCCTCACCGACTTGCTCCGCCGCAGCGCCACGTACGTGGACAAAATCCTCAAAGGCGCCAAGCCGGGCGACTTGCCCATCGAGCAGCCCACCAAGTTCGAGCTGCTCATCAACCTCAAGACCGCCAAGGCGCTCGGGCTCACAATCCCGCAGTCGCTGCTGCAGCGCGCCGATGAGGTGATCCAGTGACGCGGGGATGAAGAGACATGGTAATCTGTCTGCCATGAAAACTACCATTGACCCCGCCGGGCGCCTCGTCATCCCCAAGCAGATCCGGCAGGAAGCGGGCCTACGCCCCGGCATGCCTCTCGATGTGCGGTGGCGGGCGGGCCGGATCGAGATCGAGCCCGCCCCCCTGCCCGTGAAGCTCGTGCGCAAGGGACGGCTCCTCGTCGCGGTCCCGGAGAAGGACGTCGCGACGCTGGGCGCGGACACCGTCGAGCGGACTCGTCAAACCCTGAGGCGCGAGCGCAGCCCGCGGGCTTGAAGGGCGGTGCCTGCGTTTCTTCCCGACACAAGCTGCATGGTGGCTGCCGTCTGCGCGTGGCACGAGCACCATGAGAGGGCGAGAGCGGAGATCGAGCGTCGTCTGCATGACGCCGACACGTTGCTCGTGGCAGCTCCCGCCCTCATCGAGGCATATTCGGTACTCACCCGACTGCCACCGCCCCACCGTCTGTCCGCGGCGGATGCTCTCACGCTCCTGGAAGCGAACTTCATGAGCACGGGAAAGATCGTCGCGCTTGAGGCGAGATCTTACCGGGCCCTCCTGCGCCGGGCGCCACGAGATGGCATCGCCGGCGGCCGAACCTATGACGCCATCATCGCCGAGTGTGCCAGGAGGGCGAAGGACACGACACTCCTCACGTTCAACATCAGCCACTTCATGCCCTTTGCCCGGACGGGACTCGAGATCGTCGTGCCCGGCCATCGATGAGTCAGGGCCGGCGGGGTGATCAGTGAGCAGGGCAGCTTTCGTCGCCCCTCACCCTGCCCTCTCCCCAGAGGGGAGAGGGATGAGGAACGCAGAGGGGAGAGGGAGATAGGGGCACCGTGAGCCATCGCCTCTTCACCGACGAGCACCAAATGCTGAGGAGAAGCGTGCGCGCCTTCGTGGAGAAGGAGGTCGCGCCGCGCGTGGACGAGTGGGAGACGGCGGGGCGGATCCCGAAGTCTTTCTGGCGACGGCTCGGGGAGGTGGGATTCCTTGGGCTGGAGTTTCCCGTGGAGTACGGCGGGGCGGGCGGCGATTTCCTGTCGAGCGTGGTGCTGGGGGAGGAGATGGCGCGCTGTCGATCGGGCGGCGTGGCCTTCAGCGTGCTGGTGCACACGGACATGTCCTCGCCCTGGCTCACACGCTACGGGAATGATGCGCAGAAGCGGAAATACGTGCCAGGGATCATCAGCGGGGAAACCGTCTGCGCGCTGGGAATCACGGAGCCGGGCACGGGCTCTGACATGGCGAACCTGTCTTGTCGCGCGGTGAGGAAAGGGCACCAATATCTGCTCACGGGCAACAAGACCTTCATCACCAACGGCGTGTACGGGGACCTGTACTTCGTCGCGGCGCGGACCGCGCCAGGCACGGCCGAGCGGCGCCACGACGGCCTCTCCATGTTCCTGGTCGAGCGGGAGCTGCCCGGCTTCACCGTCAGCCGCAAGCTCGACAAGATGGGCATGCTCGCCTCCGACACGGCGGAGCTGGCTTTCCACGAGTGTCCGGTGCCGGCGGAGAATCTGCTGGGGATCGAGGGGCGCGGCTTCCAGCAGCTCGCGGCCGGGCTCCAGCGCGAGCGGATCATGGCCGCGGTGCTGGCGCTCTCGGGCGCGGCCCAGGCGCTCGAGGACACCCAGAAATATATCCAGGAGCGCCACGCCTTCGGCGGTCCGCTGAGCGACAAGCAGGCCCTGCGGCACCGGATGGCGGAGATGGCCACGGAGCTCGAGGCCGCGCGGCATCTCGTGTACCACGCGGCGGGGCTCTACAATGCCGGGCGGGACTGCGTCACCGAAGTCTCCATGGCCAAGCTCTTCGGCACCGAGGTGGCCAACCGGGTCGCGTACCAGGCGGTCCAGCTCCACGGCGGCTACGGGTACATGCGGGAGTTTTCCGTGGAGCGGTTCTTCCGCGACGTGCGGCTCTGGACCATCGCCTCGGGCACGTCCGAGATGATGAAAGAGATCATCGCCAAGCGGCTTCTCCGATAGCGAATCGCCCCATGAGATCAAAGGAGATCGACATGACCCGTCCGAGACGAGGCGTCATTGTAAACAGCGCGGTTTTCATACTGGTAGTACTCGGGCTCGCGGTGACCTCGGTGCGCGCCCAGGACATCGTGAAGATCGGCCAGATCGAAGCGCAGACGGGCGCCAACGCCATCTACGGCTGGATGTCTTCGCAGGGCACGGCCCTCGCCGTGGACGAGATCAACAAGGCGGGCGGCTTCAAGGTCGGGAGCAAGACCTACAAGATCCAGCTCATCGCCCTGGAC
The window above is part of the Candidatus Methylomirabilota bacterium genome. Proteins encoded here:
- a CDS encoding AbrB/MazE/SpoVT family DNA-binding domain-containing protein; translated protein: MKTTIDPAGRLVIPKQIRQEAGLRPGMPLDVRWRAGRIEIEPAPLPVKLVRKGRLLVAVPEKDVATLGADTVERTRQTLRRERSPRA
- a CDS encoding PIN domain-containing protein — encoded protein: MPAFLPDTSCMVAAVCAWHEHHERARAEIERRLHDADTLLVAAPALIEAYSVLTRLPPPHRLSAADALTLLEANFMSTGKIVALEARSYRALLRRAPRDGIAGGRTYDAIIAECARRAKDTTLLTFNISHFMPFARTGLEIVVPGHR
- a CDS encoding acyl-CoA dehydrogenase family protein: MSHRLFTDEHQMLRRSVRAFVEKEVAPRVDEWETAGRIPKSFWRRLGEVGFLGLEFPVEYGGAGGDFLSSVVLGEEMARCRSGGVAFSVLVHTDMSSPWLTRYGNDAQKRKYVPGIISGETVCALGITEPGTGSDMANLSCRAVRKGHQYLLTGNKTFITNGVYGDLYFVAARTAPGTAERRHDGLSMFLVERELPGFTVSRKLDKMGMLASDTAELAFHECPVPAENLLGIEGRGFQQLAAGLQRERIMAAVLALSGAAQALEDTQKYIQERHAFGGPLSDKQALRHRMAEMATELEAARHLVYHAAGLYNAGRDCVTEVSMAKLFGTEVANRVAYQAVQLHGGYGYMREFSVERFFRDVRLWTIASGTSEMMKEIIAKRLLR